The Paraburkholderia hospita region AACCCGGATTTGCCCGAGCGCCTGCGACGCGACTTGCCGCTCGCGCCTTACCAACGCGACGCGTTCTGGGGCGGCAGCGAACGCGCGTACACCGACTTTCCCGCATACGACGACACCACCGCCGAAGCATCGAGCGATGAAACCGTCTGACTCAAGGAGCTGAGCATGTCCAGCAACAACACGCCGAACACAAGGTCCGTGAAGGTTCCCGGTCCCGATCACCCCATCACCATCGAACGCAACCCTTCGCGCGTCGTCGTCACGGTCGCGGGCCGCATCATCGCCGACACACGCGACGCTCTGACGCTGCGCGAAGCGCACTATCCGCCCGTGTACTACGTCCCGAGAAAGGATGTCGACATTGCACTGCTCGAACGCACGGAGCATTCGACGTACTGCCCATATAAGGGCGACGCCGCGTACTTCTCGATCCCGTCGGGTGGCGAGCACGCGATCAACGCGATCTGGACTTACGAGTCGCCGTATACCGCTGTCGAGCCGATTCGCGAACACCTGGCGTTCTACAGCGACCGTGTCGATTCGATCGAAGAACGTGAATAAGGAATCCACGTTTGGACGGAAGACTTTCTCACTGTTCTCGTTTCGCGAAGTATGAATTGACTTGCCGAGGGATTCTGCCCAGCACAATGTATGACTACACTTCGCTCTCGAATAAGCAAGCGTCACGATAAACCGTGATACCGGATGCGGAACTACTCGCACCGCTTTTTCCTTTCGCGATAGTCTCTTTGAACATGGACAGACTTCAGGCAATGACGACATTCGTGACCGTCGTCGAAACAGAAGGCTTCGCTTCTGCAGCACGCAGGCTCAAAACCTCGCCATCCGTCATCAGTCGCTTGATCAACGAACTCGAAGCGCATCTTGGCGTGCGCCTGCTGAACCGCACAACCCGCATCGTCAGAATGACCGATGCCGGTGAGAAATTTTTCGATGATTGTCGTAGCATCCTCGCGAAAGTGGACGCAGCGGAGCTGGCAGCGGTCAGCGCACACAGCACACCGCGTGGCCAGCTGACAGTGACGGCACCCGTAGTTTTCGGAAGAACCTATGTCACGCCAATCGTTCAGGATTATTTGACGCGCTATCCGGCCGTGACTGTGAGTTGCTGGTTTCTGGATCGAACTGTGAATCTCGTCGACGAAGGTGTCGATGTCGCGATTCGTATCGGGGAACTGCCCAATTCTTCACTTCAAGCGGTCGCGATCGGCAAAGTGCGGAGCGTACTCTGCGCCTCGCCCGCCTATCTGGAGGCACACGGGGAACCGCAACGTCCCAGTGACCTCATGTCTCATGTCGCCATCCAGTCGACGCCTTCAACGTCATCCCCCGAGTGGCGCTTTCGCGTCGACGGGAAGCCTGTAGTCGTGCCAATCCAGCCACGCCTGATCACCACGACAAACGACTCCGCGATGACAGCCGCCATGTCCGGACTAGGCATCGTGTGCCTGCTGTCTTGTCAGATTTCATCCGAGCTAGCAGAAGGACAGCTTCGGATCGTGTTGCCAGAATATGAACTTGCGACGCTCCCCGTGCACGTGTTGCACCGCGAGGGCAGGCATGCCAATCGGAAAGTGCGCGCATTCCCCGACCTCGCAATCGAAACATTCAGGGCGAAGGCTTCCCTGTGGCGCGCGTAGCGGCTCAAAGTTGAACTTGCCGAGTGGCAGTCGGCAGATCAACACAGAGGTCGACGCCGCAGGTGACGTGGCATCGTGTTTCCACTCATGCAAGCCGGGGCTCCATTGGACCGCACGGGAA contains the following coding sequences:
- a CDS encoding DUF427 domain-containing protein, translating into MSSNNTPNTRSVKVPGPDHPITIERNPSRVVVTVAGRIIADTRDALTLREAHYPPVYYVPRKDVDIALLERTEHSTYCPYKGDAAYFSIPSGGEHAINAIWTYESPYTAVEPIREHLAFYSDRVDSIEERE
- a CDS encoding LysR family transcriptional regulator, giving the protein MDRLQAMTTFVTVVETEGFASAARRLKTSPSVISRLINELEAHLGVRLLNRTTRIVRMTDAGEKFFDDCRSILAKVDAAELAAVSAHSTPRGQLTVTAPVVFGRTYVTPIVQDYLTRYPAVTVSCWFLDRTVNLVDEGVDVAIRIGELPNSSLQAVAIGKVRSVLCASPAYLEAHGEPQRPSDLMSHVAIQSTPSTSSPEWRFRVDGKPVVVPIQPRLITTTNDSAMTAAMSGLGIVCLLSCQISSELAEGQLRIVLPEYELATLPVHVLHREGRHANRKVRAFPDLAIETFRAKASLWRA